The Mauremys reevesii isolate NIE-2019 linkage group 1, ASM1616193v1, whole genome shotgun sequence genome has a segment encoding these proteins:
- the LOC120393793 gene encoding C-type lectin domain family 1 member A-like isoform X3 yields the protein MGTEGSCPPLPLPGLARPPSSEQCSPSRGARAAWPEVPFGPQHWRLVTLILGVCSVVLLIVLLGLIGKYLHVSETTRRKMATLHRQTQKLKDSVKKQAGGKGSRCDSCLDTWVQRGDACYLFSNMSAKWPECVEHCKKQGSKLVKMDSQGELAFLKRETRKLYRVEFRYRRHYSYWIGLTYKASLKKWVWLDGSPFTLDLSSVGAQAAYDANDACVFFIQGMSHAKGCATKHYCLCKKTK from the exons ATGGGAACCGAGGGcagctgccccccactgcccctgcccgGCCTCGCCAGGCCCCCATCCTCAGAGCAATGCAGCCCGTCGAGGGGAGCAAGGGCAGCATGGCCTG AAGTTCCTTTTGGGCCTCAGCACTGGCGGCTGGTGACGTTGATTCTGGGGGTCTGTAGCGTGGTCTTGCTCATCGTACTGCTGGGCTTGATTGGCAAGT ATTTGCATGTTTCGGAAACAACAAGGAGAAAGATGGCGACGCTCCACAGACAGACCCAGAAGCTTAAGGATTCAGTGAAGAAACAGGCAGGAGGCAAAG GCAGCAGATGCGACTCGTGTCTGGACACCTGGGTGCAGCGTGGTGACGCCTGCTACCTTTTCTCCAATATGAGTGCAAAGTGGCCAGAGTGTGTAGAACATTGTAAGAAGCAGGGCTCCAAACTCGTTAAGATGGACTCTCAAGGAGAACTG GCGTTCCTCAAACGGGAGACGCGTAAATTGTATCGTGTCGAGTTCAGGTACCGCCGGCACTACAGTTACTGGATTGGCCTGACCTACAAAGCCAGCCTCAAGAAGTGGGTCTGGCTGGATGGGTCACCATTCACGTTGGATCT GTCTTCTGTGGGAGCCCAAGCTGCTTACGATGCAAATGACGCTTGTGTGTTTTTTATACAAGGAATGTCCCATGCTAAGGGTTGTGCCACAAAACACTATTGTCTCTGCAAGAAGACCAAGTGA
- the LOC120393793 gene encoding C-type lectin domain family 7 member A-like isoform X1 — protein MSKQAKIKPAPVADGGASPGAAPEGEAGPEAPKKGEASQEPSKSGEPRQEAPKKEEAREEAPKKVEVSPESPKKGEGRQEMPQEGGASQEAPKKPVFPFGKVPFGPQHWRLVTLILGVCSVVLLIVLLGLIGKYLHVSETTRRKMATLHRQTQKLKDSVKKQAGGKGSRCDSCLDTWVQRGDACYLFSNMSAKWPECVEHCKKQGSKLVKMDSQGELAFLKRETRKLYRVEFRYRRHYSYWIGLTYKASLKKWVWLDGSPFTLDLSSVGAQAAYDANDACVFFIQGMSHAKGCATKHYCLCKKTK, from the exons atgtcaaaacaggcaAAAATCAAACCTGCCCCAGTGGCTGATGGGGGAGCCAGCCCAGGGGCAGCCCCGGAGGGGGAAGCTGGGCCGGAGGCTCCCAAGAAAGGGGAGGCCAGCCAAGAACCCTCAAAGAGTGGAGAACCCAGGCAGGAGGCCCCCAAGAAGGAAGAAGCCAGGGAGGAGGCCCCCAAGAAGGTAGAGgtcagcccagagtcccccaaGAAGGGAGAAGGCAGGCAGGAGATGCCCCAGGAGGGAGGGGCCAGCCAAGAGGCCCCCAAGAAGCCAGTCTTCCCCTTTGGCA AAGTTCCTTTTGGGCCTCAGCACTGGCGGCTGGTGACGTTGATTCTGGGGGTCTGTAGCGTGGTCTTGCTCATCGTACTGCTGGGCTTGATTGGCAAGT ATTTGCATGTTTCGGAAACAACAAGGAGAAAGATGGCGACGCTCCACAGACAGACCCAGAAGCTTAAGGATTCAGTGAAGAAACAGGCAGGAGGCAAAG GCAGCAGATGCGACTCGTGTCTGGACACCTGGGTGCAGCGTGGTGACGCCTGCTACCTTTTCTCCAATATGAGTGCAAAGTGGCCAGAGTGTGTAGAACATTGTAAGAAGCAGGGCTCCAAACTCGTTAAGATGGACTCTCAAGGAGAACTG GCGTTCCTCAAACGGGAGACGCGTAAATTGTATCGTGTCGAGTTCAGGTACCGCCGGCACTACAGTTACTGGATTGGCCTGACCTACAAAGCCAGCCTCAAGAAGTGGGTCTGGCTGGATGGGTCACCATTCACGTTGGATCT GTCTTCTGTGGGAGCCCAAGCTGCTTACGATGCAAATGACGCTTGTGTGTTTTTTATACAAGGAATGTCCCATGCTAAGGGTTGTGCCACAAAACACTATTGTCTCTGCAAGAAGACCAAGTGA
- the LOC120393793 gene encoding C-type lectin domain family 1 member A-like isoform X2 — translation MSKQAKIKPAPVADGGASPGAAPEGEAGPEAPKKGEASQEPSKSGEPRQEAPKKEEAREEAPKKVEVSPESPKKGEGRQEMPQEGGASQEAPKKPVFPFGNLHVSETTRRKMATLHRQTQKLKDSVKKQAGGKGSRCDSCLDTWVQRGDACYLFSNMSAKWPECVEHCKKQGSKLVKMDSQGELAFLKRETRKLYRVEFRYRRHYSYWIGLTYKASLKKWVWLDGSPFTLDLSSVGAQAAYDANDACVFFIQGMSHAKGCATKHYCLCKKTK, via the exons atgtcaaaacaggcaAAAATCAAACCTGCCCCAGTGGCTGATGGGGGAGCCAGCCCAGGGGCAGCCCCGGAGGGGGAAGCTGGGCCGGAGGCTCCCAAGAAAGGGGAGGCCAGCCAAGAACCCTCAAAGAGTGGAGAACCCAGGCAGGAGGCCCCCAAGAAGGAAGAAGCCAGGGAGGAGGCCCCCAAGAAGGTAGAGgtcagcccagagtcccccaaGAAGGGAGAAGGCAGGCAGGAGATGCCCCAGGAGGGAGGGGCCAGCCAAGAGGCCCCCAAGAAGCCAGTCTTCCCCTTTGGCA ATTTGCATGTTTCGGAAACAACAAGGAGAAAGATGGCGACGCTCCACAGACAGACCCAGAAGCTTAAGGATTCAGTGAAGAAACAGGCAGGAGGCAAAG GCAGCAGATGCGACTCGTGTCTGGACACCTGGGTGCAGCGTGGTGACGCCTGCTACCTTTTCTCCAATATGAGTGCAAAGTGGCCAGAGTGTGTAGAACATTGTAAGAAGCAGGGCTCCAAACTCGTTAAGATGGACTCTCAAGGAGAACTG GCGTTCCTCAAACGGGAGACGCGTAAATTGTATCGTGTCGAGTTCAGGTACCGCCGGCACTACAGTTACTGGATTGGCCTGACCTACAAAGCCAGCCTCAAGAAGTGGGTCTGGCTGGATGGGTCACCATTCACGTTGGATCT GTCTTCTGTGGGAGCCCAAGCTGCTTACGATGCAAATGACGCTTGTGTGTTTTTTATACAAGGAATGTCCCATGCTAAGGGTTGTGCCACAAAACACTATTGTCTCTGCAAGAAGACCAAGTGA